A DNA window from Onthophagus taurus isolate NC chromosome 1, IU_Otau_3.0, whole genome shotgun sequence contains the following coding sequences:
- the LOC111415867 gene encoding flightin, protein MDDDGGDWFAAADDEPAPAAAAPAPAAGGAAAAPAGAEPAGGETKPVDEPKPEAEAEYLDPDKLLLCKHWIRPKFLQYNYLYDYRLNYYDDVIDYLDKRQHGFIRDIPRAQTWAERALRTYNSRLGKAKYMYDCHHDTKLCTNIRLSSRFHIYHSKEYFNRRYSSLM, encoded by the exons atggaTGATGATGGTGGAGACTGGTTTGCGGCAGCTGATGATGAACCAGCGCCAGCAGCGGCAGCACCAGCACCAGCCGCGGGTGGAGCAGCAGCTGCACCCGCAGGAGCTGAACCAGCTGGTGGTGAAACAAAACCAGTTGATGAACCTAAACCGGAAGCAGAAGCGGAATATTTAGATCCAGATAAGCTACTTCTTTGCAAACATTGGATTCg tccAAAATTCCTTCAATACAACTACCTCTATGATTATAGACTAAATTATTACGACGACGTAATTGATTATTTAGATAAAAGACAACATGGTTTCATAAGAGATATTCCAAGAGCTCAAACTTGGGCAGAAAGAGCGTTGAGAACTTATAACAGCCGTTTGGGTAAAGCGAAGTATATGTACGATTGTCATCACGATACCAAACTTTGTACAAATATCCGGTTGAGTTCTCGCTTCCACATTTATCATAGCAAAGAGTATTTCAACCGAAGATACTCATCTCTAATGTAA
- the LOC111415868 gene encoding uncharacterized protein has product MSSRPILSRPRTRIYDANYNIGENYYKPTIDRLDRKYYRPITPPPRLTAVPQDILDRHEKAFMDEDLPSFRRRAEKTITEPTLFDSRGGRISAAALAAEDAFDEEISSAVQRIRASKKVAVIDDIDMESTAGSLLNRRIKDRADKLLDTVGIVEVQPQKKEDEYVVKRRSLRFTKTEDDGVDSKELTKWTPIKSDRGVFEEEMAAKQRASATKARLNEIEEEMNALADKQAARERRAARLKAILAEAQTDSEENASAVQSVRISARKEKRTIEM; this is encoded by the exons ATGTCGAGCCGTCCGATCCTGAGTAGGCCACGCACACGCATCTACGATGCTAATTATAATATTGGCGAAAACTATTACAAGCCAACAATTGACAGACTTGACCGGAAGTACTACAGACCGATAACTCCACCACCAAGGCTTACAGCAGTTCCTCAAGATATTCTCGATAGACATGAAAAGGCTTTTATGGATGAAGATTTGCCAAGCTTTAGACGTCGCGCTGAAAAAACCATCACCGAACCAACTCTGTTCGATTCAAGAGGAGGTCGTATTTCAGCCGCTGCTCTTGCTGCCGAAGATGCTTTCGATGAAGAG ATATCCTCAGCGGTACAACGTATTAGAGCGAGCAAGAAAGTAGCcgtaattgatgatattgatATGGAAAGTACTGCTGGAAGCTTATTGAATCGTCGTATAAAAGATCGTGCTGATAAACTATTGGACACCGTTGGAATCGTTGAGGTACAACCCCAGAAAAAAGAGGATGAATACGTGGTTAAACGTAGATCTTTAAGATTTACTAAAACTGAAGATGATGGTGTTGATAGTAAGGAATTGACGAAGTGGACGCCTATTAAATCTGATAGAGGGGTTTTTGAAGAGGAAATGGCAGCGAAGCAGAGGGCTAGTGCTACTAAAGCAAGATTAAATGAAATCGAAGAAGAAATGAATGCTTTGGCTGATAAGCAAGCAGCAAGGGAGAGAAGAGCTGCACGTTTAAAAGCGATTTTAGCTGAAGCTCAAACTGATAGTGAAGAAAACGCTTCTGCCGTTCAATCAGTAAGGATTTCAGCTCGTAAAGAAAAACGAACTAttgaaatgtaa
- the LOC111415872 gene encoding uncharacterized protein — translation MESIKLTYFDLPARGECIRLLLIYGEKEFDDITYDTDDLDIWRQEKNAYPFGQLPVYEEDGRVTHQTVAILRYLGKKFGLIGENDWENLEIDSMADNFTDFALHVIDYHYEPSAKLKAKKREVILTKVTPFLKVFDDISKESGGYLALKRLTWVDFYLAGFIDYLSLMLNTNIFQSYPNIKTIRNNVFSLPSIEDWYNKQPFKIKLAEQWINRSGVPKYDFCDELLTQRTNMSNCKLTYFDVPALGEPIRLLLAYIGDEFENVTISMYKWTEYKQLFPFGQVPVYEENGKIVNQSVAIMRYLGKKCGLVGNDDWENLEIDSIGDTIKDLQHKFVCVHFEKSASSQKRLKETFYNETVPYYLERFEKIANENGGHLAIKRLTWVDFYWAGVVTYLSWAFKMDISGNNPNLNMVQRNVLNLRSIKKWYETNPINESYTKEWIEFSGTPTLP, via the exons ATGGAATCCATAAAATTAACGTATTTTGATTTACCTGCACGTGGAGAATGTATTCGATTACTTTTGATTTATGGTGAAAAAGAATTCGATGATATTACGTATGATACTGATGATTTAGATATATGGCGCCAAGAGAAAAACG CTTATCCATTCGGACAATTACCCGTTTATGAAGAAGATGGGCGAGTTACTCATCAAACTGTGGCTATACTCAGATATTTAGGGAAAAAGTTTGGTTTAATTGGAGAAAATGATTgggaaaatttagaaatagaTTCAATGGCAGATAATTTTACGGATTTTGCGTTAC atGTTATTGATTATCATTATGAACCAAGCGCCAAATTAAAAGCTAAAAAGCGAGAAGTTATACTTACGAAAGTTACGCCGTTTTTGAAAGTGTTCGATGATATTTCTAAAGAAAGTGGTGGTTATTTAGCTTTAAAAAGA ttaacgtgggttgatttttatttagctggatttattgattatttatcGTTAATGTtgaatacaaatatttttcaatcttatccaaatattaaaacaatacGAAATAACGTATTTTCTTTGCCGTCTATAGAAGATTGGTATAATAAACAaccctttaaaataaaactagcAGAACAATGGATTAATAGAAGTGGAGTTCCTAAATACGATt TTTGCGATGAATTACTAACACAACGTACAAATATGTCCAATTGTAAACTTACTTATTTTGACGTGCCAGCTTTGGGCGAACCAATAAGACTTTTATTGGCTTATATAGGTGatgagtttgaaaatgttacaatTTCAATGTATAAATGGACAGAATATAAACAac tgTTTCCATTTGGTCAAGTACCTGTTTAtgaagaaaatggaaaaatagtCAATCAAAGTGTCGCTATAATGCGTTATTTGGGAAAAAAATGCGGATTAGTTGGAAATGATGATTgggaaaatttagaaattgaTTCTATTGGTGACACTATTAAAGATTTACAACATA aatTTGTTTGTGTTCATTTTGAGAAAAGTGCCTCATctcaaaaaagattaaaagaaacgtTTTATAACGAAACGGTTCCGTATTATTTGGAgagatttgaaaaaatagcCAATGAAAATGGGGGACATTTAGCGATTAAAAga ttaACTTGGGTTGATTTTTATTGGGCCGGTGTTGTAACATATTTATCTTGGGCttttaaaatggatatttCTGGAAACAATCCAAACTTAAATATGGTACAAAGAAATGTCCTCAATTTACGTTCTATTAAAAAGTGGTACGAGACAAATCCAATTAATGAAAGTTATACAAAGGAATGGATTGAATTTTCTGGAACACCAACGTtaccataa
- the LOC111415873 gene encoding glutathione S-transferase-like, whose translation MAKLKVTYFNLPAFGEPIRLLLAYSGVEFEDVLIDPNNWLNLKPKTPFGQLPLYEENGKIINQSVAIMRYLGKKYKLIGADDWEDLEIDAMAETFRDFIIKIAMYHYEPNDSAKDKLKEPLYKETIPFYLERFEKSAKENGGYLAAKKLTWVDFFFASMIDYISLMGKLNIMENNPNLKVVYDNVMNLPAIKKWYEKYPLSLEFSKVWLESTRKPGKE comes from the exons atggctaaattaaaagtaacatattttaatttaccaGCATTCGGGGAACCTATTCGTTTATTATTGGCGTATAGTGGTGTTGAATTTGAAGATGTACTTATTGATCCTAATAATTGGTTAAATTTGAAACCGAAAACCCCGTTTGGACAACTTCCCTTGTACGAAGAAAATggtaaaattataaatcaaagtgTTGCTATTATGAGATATTTAggaaaaaagtataaattaatTGGTGCTGATGATTGGGAAGATTTAGAAATTGATGCGATGGCAGAAACGTTTCGAGATTTTATTATAA AAATTGCAATGTATCATTATGAACCAAATGATAGcgcaaaagataaattaaaagaaccaCTTTATAAAGAAACTATTCCATTTTATTTGgaacgttttgaaaaaagtgCTAAAGAAAACGGGGGATACCTAGCTGCTAAGaag ctTACTTGGgtagatttcttttttgcaTCAATGATAGATTACATATCCTTGATGGGTAAACTTAATATAATGGAGAATAATCCGAATTTGAAGGTTGTTTACGATAACGTTATGAATCTACCTGCTAttaaaaaatggtatgaaAAATATCCACTTTCCCTTGAATTCTCAAAAGTTTGGTTGGAATCAACAAGAAAACCTGGCaaggaataa